One region of Terriglobales bacterium genomic DNA includes:
- a CDS encoding DUF2238 domain-containing protein produces MSTAASAVPHESRVPGSHLFLLFVWAIWLIWSAIRPHDYLTWTLEVFPAVFGMAALLAIYNRFRFTTLVYTLIVLHCGILFVGGHYTYAEVPLFNWIRDHFHLARNDYDRVGHFAQGFVPYIVAREVAIRRRIFRTRGWRIFFCIAMCLGISALYELIEWQSAVIGGASANAFLGTQGDPWDTQEDMATALFGAAISGPVLRRLHDRALATLTETNAPGTLTN; encoded by the coding sequence ATGAGCACAGCCGCCTCCGCTGTTCCTCACGAGTCTCGAGTTCCCGGTTCGCATCTGTTCCTGCTCTTTGTTTGGGCAATCTGGCTGATCTGGTCGGCGATTCGTCCTCACGACTATCTAACCTGGACGCTGGAAGTGTTCCCCGCCGTGTTCGGTATGGCAGCTCTACTGGCCATCTACAACCGCTTTCGCTTTACGACACTGGTATACACGCTGATCGTGTTGCATTGCGGGATTCTGTTTGTCGGCGGGCACTATACCTATGCCGAAGTTCCACTCTTCAACTGGATTCGCGACCACTTTCATCTCGCTCGTAACGATTACGATCGTGTCGGTCACTTTGCGCAGGGATTCGTGCCATACATAGTTGCGCGAGAAGTCGCGATTCGGCGGAGGATCTTCAGAACCAGGGGTTGGCGAATTTTCTTCTGCATAGCCATGTGTCTCGGCATTAGCGCACTATACGAGTTGATCGAGTGGCAGTCTGCGGTGATTGGAGGCGCTTCAGCCAATGCCTTTTTGGGAACGCAAGGCGATCCGTGGGACACGCAGGAGGACATGGCAACGGCATTGTTTGGGGCGGCAATCTCTGGGCCCGTTTTAAGGCGCTTACATGATCGCGCACTGGCAACGCTTACCGAAACGAATGCGCCTGGCACCTTGACGAACTAA
- a CDS encoding M15 family metallopeptidase, whose product MTTPRLRLSLVLFISCGTLLHAGRVQPSQEISDGIFHLRPQRPVEVLRAEALQAVPPVEAGPFRSPDLVEVVKLDPTIKLDIRYATNQNFLGTPMYSQARAFLQRPAAEALIRANQKLHAEGYGVVIHDAYRPWYVTKMFWDATPDDKKIFVADPATGSKHNRGCAVDLSIYDLKTGREVSMPSIYDEMTPRSFPEYPGGTAEERQHRATLRGAMESEGFTIYPNEWWHYDYKDWKEYPIMNVRFEDVGGGQGGARASKTQRAVQ is encoded by the coding sequence GTGACCACCCCCCGATTGCGTCTGAGCCTCGTTCTGTTCATCTCCTGCGGAACGCTGCTACATGCCGGCCGTGTTCAACCGAGCCAGGAGATCAGTGACGGTATCTTTCATCTCAGACCGCAGCGACCCGTGGAGGTGTTGCGGGCGGAAGCCCTACAAGCCGTCCCTCCTGTCGAAGCTGGCCCGTTCCGCAGTCCCGATCTGGTCGAGGTGGTAAAGCTCGACCCCACGATCAAGCTCGACATTCGTTACGCAACTAACCAGAACTTTCTCGGTACGCCGATGTATTCGCAGGCGCGGGCCTTCCTTCAGCGCCCGGCAGCCGAGGCCCTGATACGCGCGAATCAGAAATTACATGCGGAAGGCTATGGAGTCGTGATTCACGATGCCTATCGTCCCTGGTACGTGACCAAAATGTTTTGGGACGCCACGCCCGATGACAAAAAGATTTTCGTTGCCGACCCGGCAACCGGCTCCAAACACAATAGGGGCTGTGCCGTCGACCTGAGCATTTACGACTTGAAGACGGGTCGGGAGGTATCAATGCCCAGTATCTACGACGAGATGACACCCCGATCCTTTCCCGAGTATCCGGGTGGTACCGCGGAAGAGCGACAACATCGCGCCACGCTGCGCGGCGCAATGGAGTCAGAAGGGTTCACGATATACCCGAACGAGTGGTGGCACTACGACTACAAAGACTGGAAAGAGTATCCGATCATGAATGTCCGCTTTGAAGACGTGGGTGGTGGACAAGGTGGCGCGAGAGCCAGCAAAACACAGCGCGCAGTGCAGTAA